The Kribbella jejuensis region GGATCATGGTGTCCAGTGCATCCCCGGCCGCGGTCCGCCGCACCGCCGGCGCCGTCTCGTTCCGCGCCAGCGCCCCGTTCGCCTGTTCCCCCAGCCGCGCACCCACCCCGCCCACGGTGTACCCAGCAGCCTCGAACGCCGCTCGCAGCCCCGCAACCACAGTCCCCGTCAGCTCCATGCCCACATCCTCCCACCCGACGGCGGCGACCACGATCGACCGAGGGCGAACCGATCCGGCGCCCTTCGCCGAACGCGGTGCCGTCGGTGGAGACCGACGGCACCTCCCTTCTTCTCTTCTTACGGGTTGCAGGTGAGTTCGGCGCCGGCCCAGTCGGCGTGGTCGCTGGTGATGCCGTCGCCGCCGTCGGTTACCTGGAGGGTCAGGGTTTGGGCGCCGGTCACGTCGACTGTGGTGCTGGCGGTGGGCGACGTGCCGGTGAGTTGGTCGGACGTGTACTTCGCGGTGCCGTCGGTCAGCACCTTGAAAGTGACTTTGCCTCGGTCGTCCACTTCGTCGTCGATGCCTAGTTTGCTGGTGAAGGTTTTGCAGTTTCCGGCCAGGCGGACGGAAACCGAGGACGGGGCGTGAGTGCCGAGGCCCTTGGCGTACTGGACTCCGTCCAAGGTGATGGGGCCGCCGTCTCCTGCCGCGTCTTCGCCGTTGCTGTGGTCGCGTTCCACCGGGCCCCAGCCGTTGGTGGAGTCCAGGAACTCCAGGTCGCTGACCCAGTTGTCACCGGTTGGTGCCGGGGGCAACGGTTTGTCGGCGATCGTGGCGGCGAAGAAGCCGAGTCCGCCGCCGGGCAGTTCGATGGCCTTGACCGTCTTTCCGGGGTCGAGCGGTACGGCGGTGTAGAACACGCGGTAGTCGGTTGTCGTGTTGCTCAATCCGGCTGCCGTGTAGCGGCCCTTGACCGAGACCGCGAGTTTCGCACCGCCGGTGGTCGGGTCCTGGCAGCACCAGTTCGGGAGCTGGAACGTACCTTCCGACGTGGTCCCGTCCGTGTAGATGATCGTGACCGTCCCGCGGGCGTTCAGGCTGGCGCCGGCGCCGAGGAGTGCCAGGTGCGACCCGGTGCCGGAGACGAGGATCGGTGCGGACTGGTTCTTGACGAGGTTCGGCGTACCGGGTGCGCCGGTCGGCCAGGTGAAGTTTGCGCCCTGGACGGAGATCGTTGCCCCTGGCGTGTACCCGGCCGCGGCCAGCGCCTCGCCGTTGAAGCTGTTGCCGGAACCGTCGAAGTTGCCCTGCTTGTATGTCGACGCGTCGCTGATCCCGACCACGTTCGCGGCCTGTGACAACGATGCGTACGGCAACTGTGCGGTCCCGGCCGCCGTATTCGAGTAACTCTGGCTTTGGGCAACGTACGACGCCCGCAGTGTCAGCGTGAAGCTCGCGGGTTTCACGTCGGCGCCTGGCATCACCTGGAGTTTGGTCGTCACGCTCTGGCCCGGCACGACGGTGGAGAACGTGTTCGCACCGGCTACGGACCAGCCGGTCGGGACCTGTACGTCGAGCCGCACGTTGCGGACCGTCGTACTCGTGCCGTTGCGGAACGATGCGGTGACCTCGGTGGGCTGACCCGGGGCGTTCCACAGTGAAGGTGTGGTCAGTTCAGGCGTGCCGAGGGTATTGGTGACGTCGGGACCGCCGACCGCCGAGCTGCCGGTCAGGAGAACAACTGCAGACCCCGAGGTCGGGATGGATCCGGTCTGGATACGGATGACTCCGTTCGAGTAGGACCACTTGACCGCCCTGCCGTCGACGAAGACGTTGTGCGGGGCGCTCCCCGTGTGCAGCGTCAGGTCGTACGGGCGTGCTGTCGGCTTCCCGTCGTACGTGCCGATGCTGGGCCCGATGTTGACGGTGATATCGCCGCGGCCCTCAGTCGGTGCCTTGACGGTGAAGGTCTGCGTGGCCGACTGCGGCGAGCGGGTCACCCGGTCGTCCTCGTACATCGCGAACGACGACGTGCCGGAGGGGTAGATGTCGACGCTCACCGTGTCGCCCGGCTTCTGTTCGGCGGCGTTGTTGATGCCGGGCTTCCACATCGGTACGACCGCGCCCGCCTTCACGAACAACGGCAGCGTGTCGAGCGGCGCGTGGTACCCGTTCACCGTGGTCGGGCCCTGGTACACGCGACCCGTCCAGTAGTCGATCCAACGTCCGGCAGGCAGATAGATCCCGTTCTTCACCTCGTCAGCGCCGTACATCGGCGCGACCAGGAACTCCTTGCCGGCCAGGAACTCGTACTTCGTCGTGTCGTCCCAGGTGTGCGGGTCGTCCGGATACTCGAGCACGAGCGACCGGTTCAGTGGAGCGCCGGTCCGGTGCGCCTCGGCGGCGTAGGTGTAGAAGTACGGCAGCAGCCGCTCGCGGAGCTTCAGGTACTTGCGGTTGATCGAGGTGTACGGATCGCCGTACGCCCACGGCTGCTTGTACGCCGGAGTCGACCAGCCGGACATGCTCATGAACGCCGGGTTGAACACCTTCCACTGCAGGTCGCGCACGTACGACGTGGCGCTGCCGCCGAAGATGCCGTCCACATCGCCGGCGCTGTAGGCGATCCCGGAGTTGCCGGAGCCGGTGATCGCGGGGATCTGCCACTTGATCGCGTCGAGCGAACCGCTGTGGTCGCCGGTCCACTGCACCGCGCATCGCTGCGCGCCCGCCCAGCCCTCGACCATCCAGGCGAAGCCTCGCGCGTTGCTGTACTGCTCGATGCCGTCGTGCGCGGTGTCGCAGGCTGACAGCGCGTACCGGTAACCCGGGCCGACCCACGCGACGTCGAGCTTCCGGACCCGGACACCGGCGTCGCCGACCTCGGCGGGCTGGCGGTCCAGGTTCGACTGCGTCCACAGGCCCATCTGGAGGTTGCGGGCGCGCAGTTCGTCACCGGTCTGCTTGAGCGCGGGGATGTCGCGCTTGCCCCACCAGGTGCCGTCGACCAGTTCGGAGTCGGTGGTGGCGGAGTACCCGCAGCCGTAGTCGTCGTTGACGAGCATCCAGCCGCCGGGCATGTCCTCGTCCTTGAACCGTTGCGCGACCTTGACCGCGTCCAGCGTCGTCACCTTGTCCGGGTTGACCTTCCAGTCGTTGCTGGGGTCGGGGTCGGTTCCGTAGTGGCCGCGGTTGTAGCAGTCGGAGTCGCCGTACTCGAGGCCGTAGATCGGCGGCATGAACGGCCGGCCGGTCAGCTCGGTGTACCGGTCCAGCGAGGTCTTCAGGTCACCGATGAAGTAGAACGCGTCGAAGCGCGTCTCGTCGTGAGTGGTGACGACCGGGCTGGTGAAGGTGTAGCTGCCCGGGCTGAACGTGTCGCGGAGTACGCCGTACCCCGCGGTGCTCATGTAGTACGGCGAGGCGTTCGGGTTGCCGCCGTCCTCCCAGTTGAAGTCCCGGGAGATCTTGATCGTCTGGTCGCGGTGCGAGAAGCGGCCGTTCTGCATGCCGCCGCCGAAGAACTGCTCGTTGGCGCCGCGGTCCAGGGTTTGCGTGGTGGAGGTGTCGGTCCAGGACAGCGGCGCCGCCTCGGACCAGACGAGCTGGCCGTTGGAGCGGTAGACCGAGAACTTCAGCGGCTGCTTCTGGGCTCGTACTTCGATCTTGCCGGTGCTGAGGGAGTAGTACGTGCCCCGGTCGCGCCAGGTGGTCGACGGGGTGCCGTAGTCGGTCTTGGTGATGATCTTCGAGCCCTCGCCGGTGTTGGCGGGGTCGCTGAAGTTGCCGTCGGGGGCCATCCAGAGACGGAACACGTCGTCCTTGAGGAACACGACGCGGACCTTCGCGGGGCCGGCGGTGAGGGTGTACGTCGCCTGATCGGCGGAGAACGCGGTGACGTCACCGAGAGTGGTGCCCGCGGCCCGGGCGGGACCGGCGGTGTACACGAGCGCACCGGCTAGTAACGCCAGGGCGACTACTGAACGTTTCATACGGACAAAGATGCTCATCACTGCCTCACTTCACGCATCAATGAACAATGGTGCGCACATTGAAGCTCACTCACGACGAGTTGTCATCAGCTCAGCTTCATCAAGTTGAGACAGTGTCGCCATCACGGGGAGAAACAGGACGATGACGATGAGTCGCATGGTGAACCCACGTCCCAATAGCCTCAGCAGTCACAACCTCACCAGGCGCCACCTGCTGACGGCAGGCCTGCTGGCCGGCCTGACAGCCGGCGTGACGGTTACCGGCGCGGGTACGGCGCATGCTTCCCCGTTCGATCCCCCCACCCTTCGTGCCCAAGGTGACCCGGACTTTCATCCGGTGCGGTTCCGGTTGCCGGTGCCGTCGGGGCGGAAGGCGATCGGGACCACCGCGGTGCATCTGGTGGACAAGGGGCGGATCGATCCGGCGATGCCGAGTGGGCAGCGGGAACTGATGGTGAGTTTTTGGTATCCGGCGGAGGTGGACCGTACGGCGCCGTTCGCGAAGTACATGCCGGCGCGGACTGCCGTCGAGGTGGACGACGCGTGGACGGGGGAGAACGGGCTGGCGCTCCCGAGTGGGTCGTTCGACTTCGGGAACACGGTGACGCATGCGCGGGTCGACGTACCGGCGCAGCGGCTGCGGCATCCCGTCGTACTGTTCTCGCCGGGCTATCAGTACAGCCGGTTCGTCAACACCGCGCAGGTGGAGGACCTGGCCAGCCGCGGGTACGTCGTCGTCACGATGGACCACCCGCACGAGACCCCGGTCGAGTACCCAGGCGGCCGCTTCCTCCCCGGAGCAGCCGAAGCGGAACCACCGAAACCGTCCGATATCCGGGCCGCGGTCGACACCCGTACCAACGACGCGCGGTTCGTCCTCGACCAACTCGAACGGATCGCCGACGGTGACACGGTCGATGCCGAAGGCAAGGATCTCCCGGACGGTCTGGCCGAGAGCCTGGACCTGCGCAGGATCGGCATGTTCGGCTTCGGGCTGGGCGGCTACACCACCGGCGACACGATGCTCGAGGACGAGCGCGTCCTGGCCGGGGCCGACCTCGACGGCACGCTCCAGGACGACCGCCTGAAGGGCCCGCTCGGCGACGTGGCCGTCCACGGACTCGACCGCCCGTTCCTGCTGTTCGGCTCCGATGAGACCCAGCGGACCGCGCCCGGCAAGGAGTACTACGACAAGTCCTGGGCGGCGTTCTGGTCGAATCAGCGCGGCGGCCGGCTCAACCTGGCGCTGACCCGGACCAAGCAGAAGGCGTTCACCGACTACCAGTTCATCTTCTCCCAGCTGTTCCACGACATCTACGGCGAGGACCCGATCGTCTCGTCGGTGATCAAGGCGCTCGTCGGCAGCGCGAAGCCGGCCCGCAGCGTGCTCGCGCAGCGCGAGTACCTGGCCGCGTACTTCGACCTCACGCTCCGCGGGCGGCCCGCGCTGCTGCTCCGCGGCGACTCCCCGAAATTCCCCGAGGTACGGTTCGTCCGCTGAGACGGCGTACGCTCGATTGGGGCGGCGGGGGCACACTGTGGTGGGATCGCGACGCGCCGTAGCGGTGGGGCGTTCACCACTTTCTGGCACCCTCGGAGGCATATAGGGGCCGTCAGCGGTTACCGTGCGTTGAGAAATTGCATTGCCGTCGGCCGTACCCTGTCTGCGGGCAGGGTCGGTTTTGTGCTCGGGGGAACAAGACGTCGGGACGGAGACGTTGTCGGCAGGACGAGAAGAGTAGGGAGCACAGTGGCAGGGGCAGCAGGGACGAAGACAGCGGCAGGAACCCGCTTGGTGATCGTCGAGTCGCCGAAGAAGGCGCGGATGATCGCCGGTTTCTTGGGGTCCGGCTACGTGGTGGAGTCCAGCTTCGGCCACATCCGCGACCTGCCGAGCGGGGCGGACGAGATCCCGGCGAAGTACAAGGGCCTGCCCTGGGCACGCCTCGGGGTGAACGTTGACGAGCACTTCGACCCGCTGTACGTCGTACCGGCCGACAAGAAGGCGCAGATCCGCAAGCTGAAGGATCTGCTGAAGGGCGCCGACGAACTCTTCCTGGCCACCGATGAGGACCGCGAGGGCGAGGCGATCGCCTGGCACCTGCTCGAGGAACTGAAGCCGAAGGTCCCGGTCAAGCGGATGGTCTTCCACGAGATCACCCCGAAGGCGATCCAGGACGCGGTCGGCAACGCCCGCGACATCGACGAGGACCTGGTCGACGCCCAGGAGGCGCGCCGGATCCTCGACCGGTTGTACGGGTACGAGGTCTCCCCGGTGCTGTGGAAGAAGGTCATGCCGCGGCTGTCGGCGGGCCGGGTGCAGTCGGTCGCGATCCGGATGGTGGTCGACCGCGAGCGTGAGCGGATCGCGTTCCGCAGCGCGTCGTACTGGGACCTGGACGCCACGCTGGACGCCGGCGAGACCCGCAACCCGCAGTACTTCCCCACCCGGCTGGTCTCGGTGGACAGCAAGCGGGTGGCGCAGGGCCGCGACTTCAGCTCGACCGGTGAGCTCAAGGGCGCCAACACCGTCCACCTGAACGAGCAGACCGCGACCGCGCTGGCCTCGGCGCTGCGCGAGTCGCAGTTCACGGTCCGCTCCATCGAGTCCAAGCCGTACACCCGCAAGCCGTACGCGCCGTTCCGGACCACCACGCTGCAGCAGGAGGCCGGCCGCAAGCTCGGCATGTCCGCGTCGCAGACCATGCAGGTCGCCCAGCGCCTGTACGAGAACGGCAACATCACCTATATGCGTACCGACAGCGTCACGCTGTCGGACACCGCGATCACCGCGGCCCGGGCGCAGGTCCGCGAGCTGTACGGTGCGTCGTACCTGCCGGACAAGCCGCGCGTCTACACCTCCAAGGTGAAGAACGCCCAGGAGGCGCACGAGGCGATCCGGCCGGCCGGCGAGGTCTTCCAGACTCCGGCACAGACCGGTCTGAGCGGTGCCGAGTTCCGGCTGTACGAGCTGATCTGGATGCGGACGATCGCGTCCCAGATGAAGGACGCGGTCGGGAACAGCGTCTCGATCAAGATCGACGCGACCGCGGCGACCGGCGAGCAGTGCGAGTTCACCTCGTCCGGCCGGGTGATCACGTTCCACGGGTTCCTGAAGGCGTACGTCGAGGGCGCGGACGACCCGTCCGCCGGCACGGACGACCAGGAGACACGGCTGCCCGACGTGGCCGAGGGCGACGTACTGCCCGCGACCGAGGTGCTCGCCTCCGGGCACGAGACCAAGCCGCCGGCGCGGTACACCGAAGCGACGTTGATCCGCGAGCTGGAAGAGCGCGAGATCGGGCGGCCGTCGACGTACGCCTCGATCATCGGGACGATCCAGGCCCGCAAGTACATCTACAAGAAGGGTCAGGCGCTGGTTCCGGCCTGGCTGGCGTTCGCCGTCGTCCGGCTGCTCGAGGAGCACTTCACCCGGCTGGTGGACTACGCGTTCACCGCGACGATGGAGGATGTGCTCGACGAGGTCGCGTCCGGTGACCTACAGCGCGAGGGCGTGCTGTCCCGGTTCTACTTCGGCGACGAGCAGCTCGAGGGCCTGAAGTCGATGGTCACCGATCTGGGCGAGATCGACGCCCGGGAGATGTCGACGTTCCCGGTCGGCGGGGACGACAGCGGCATCGTCGTCCGGGTCGGGCGGTACGGGCCGTACGTCGAGGACAAGGACGAGCGGCGGGCGAACGTACCGGAGGACCTGCCGCCGGACGAGCTGACCGTGGACAAGGCGCGCGAGCTGCTGGAGCAACCGTCCGGCGTCGAGCACGAGCTCGGTACGGCGCCCGATACCGGTCTGAAGGTCGTCGCGAAGGCAGGGCGGTACGGGCCGTACGTGACCGAAGTACTGCCGGAGGACGCGCCGAAGAGCGCGAAGCCGCGGACCGGGTCGCTGCTGAAGTCGATGACGCTGGACTCGATCGGTCTCGACGACGCGATGAAGCTGCTCTCGCTGCCGCGGGTGGTCGGTGTCGACCCGGCGACCGGTGAGGAGATCACCGCGCAGAACGGTCGCTACGGGCCGTACCTGAAGAAGGGCACGGACTCGCGGTCGCTGTCGACCGAGGAGCAGATGTTCGACATCACGCTCGAAGAGGCTCTCAAGATCTACTCGGAGCCGAAGCAGCGTGGCCGCCGGGCTGCCGCGCCGCCGCTGAAGGAGCTGGGTGAGGACCCGGAGTCCAAGAAGCCGGTGGTGGTGAAGGAGGGCCGCTTCGGTCCGTACGTCACCGACGGCGAGACGAACGCGACCCTGCGCAAGGACGACTCGGTCGAGACGATCTCGCTGCTCCGCGCCGCCGAACTGCTGGCGGAGAAGCGCGCCCGCGGACCGGTGAAGCGGACGGCGAAGAAGACCGCGGCCAAGAAGACCGCCGCCAAGAAGACGACCACCAAGAAGACGGCAGCCAAGAAGGCGACGACCACCAAGAAGGCGGCGACCAAGAAAACCGCCGCGAAGAAGACGGCCGCGAAGAAGGCCCCGGCCAAGAAGTCCTGACGCGGAATACATTGGTTGGGTCGGGACCAGCGGACTTGCGAGGAGCGCGCGGATGACAAGTGCGGTCGAGGTCAGCGCGCAGCGGCTGCGGGACCGTGGCGAGCGGGTGACGCCGGCGCGGCTCGCGGTCGTCGAGGTACTGGCCGGCACCGAGGAGCACCTGAGCGCGGAGCAGATCGGCGAGCGCGCCGAGCAGCTGCGGCCGGGGATCCATCGCGCGACGGTTTACCGCGCCCTTGATGCGCTGGGCGAGTTCGGCCTCGTGACACATGTGCACCTGGGCCGGGCGGGTACGACGTACCACCTCGCCGGCGACCTGGCGCCGCGACACCTGCACCTGCGCTGCTCGGAGTGCGGGAAGGTCTACGACGCTCCGGGCGACATCCTCGAATCGGCCCGGAAGAAGGTCGCGCGCGAGCTGGGCTTCCATCTCGCGCCGGAGCAGGTGGCTCTGGTCGGGGTCTGCAACGACTGTCAATAGCTGTCCATATCTGTTGATCGGTGTGGAGTTGTGAACAGATAAGCCTTAAGGTCGACTTCTGTGACTCACTACGTCGAGGACTTTGCTTCCGGGGAGAACGTGCTGCCCCCGCGCTCGTGGCTGGACGACGACTCCGGGCGGCTGCCGCTCAGCGGGGACTGGAGTTTCCGGCTGTCCCCGACCGTGGCGGACGCGCCCGACGACCTGAAGGACCCGGACACCACCGGCTGGGACACGATCGCGGTGCCAGGTCACTGGCAGCTCAGCGGGTACGGCAAGCCGGCGTACACGAACGTGGTCTACCCGTTCCCGCTCGAGCCGCCGTACGTACCGACCGACAACCCGACCGGCGACTACGTCCGCACAGTGACGGTGCCGGCCGACTTCGACGGGGCGAAGATCGTGCTCCGGTTCGAGGGCGTGGACTCGCGGTTCGCGGTGTACGTGAACGGGTCGTACGTCGGCTGGTCGTCGGGCTCCCGGCTCGCATCGGAGTTCGACGTCACGTCGTTGGTTGCTCCCGGCAAGGAAGCGCGGATCGCGGTGCGGGTGCACCAGTGGTCGACCGGTTCGTACGTCGAGGACCAGGACATGTGGTGGCTGTCCGGGATCTTCCGTGAGGTGAACCTGCTCGCGCTGCGCCCGCACGCCGCTTCCGATGTTTTCGTCAAGGCCGCGTGGGACCACCTCGACGGCGCGGGCACACTGCTCGTCGAGTCCGACGTGCCCGGCACGGTTTCGGTGCCTGAGCTCGGCCTCGAGGTGCCGACGGGCGAGCACGTACGGGTCGAGGGCGTGCAGCCCTGGAGCGCCGAGGTGCCGCGGTTGTACGACGCCGTACTGCGGACTGCCGGTGGTGACGTGCGGCTGCGGATCGGGTTCCGTACCGTCGCGATCGTCGACGGGATCTTCACGGTCAACGGCAACCGGGTGCTGTTCAACGGCGTGAACCGGCACGAGTTCCACCCGGACCGCGGCCGCACGCTGACCGAGCAGGACATGCTCGACGACGTCCTGATCATGAAGCGCGCCGGGATCAACGCGGTCCGGACCAGCCACTACCCGCCACACCCGTACTTCCTCTCGCTCTGCGACGAGTACGGGCTGTACGTGATCGACGAGTGTGACCTCGAGACGCACGGGTTCGGGTACGAGCCGCAGCCGCCCAACCTGCCGAACCCGGTGATGGACCCGCGGTTCCGCGACGACCTGGTGCTGCGCATCCAGCGCACGGTGCACCGGGACAAGAACCATCCGTCGATCGTGATCTGGTCGCTCGGCAACGAGTGCGGGATGGGCTCGAACCTCAAGGACATGTACGACGCGGCGAAGGCGCTCGACCCGTCGCGGCCGGTGCACTACGAGCGCGACACCGAGGCGGAGTTCGTCGACATCTACTCGCGGATGTACACCTCGCCGGAGGGGTGCGCGGAGATCGGGGCGGATTCCAGCCTCTATCGCAACCTGCCGTTCATCCTGTGCGAGTACGGGCACGCGATGGGGAACGGGCCGGGCGGGCTGCTCGACTACCGCGAGGTGTTCGAGAAGTACCCGCGCTGCCAGGGCGGGTTCATCTGGGAGTTCATCGACCACGGCATCCGGACCACCATCGACGGGCGCGAGGTGTACGCGTACGGCGGTGACTTCGGCGAGACGATCCACGACGGGAACTTCGTCTGCGACGGCCTGCTGTTCCCGGACCGGACGCCGTCGCCCGGCATGCACGAGTACGCAAAGGTGATCGAACCGCTCCGAATCGTTGCTGACGGCAACGGTGGGGTGATGGTCACGAACCGCTACGAGGTGCTCGACACGAGCCACCTGACGTTCACGGCGCGGGTCGAGGTCGCGGGCGAGGTCGTCGGGAGCGGCACCCTGCCGGTGCCGCTGCTCGCGCCGGGTGAAACCGCCACCCTCGACCTGCCGCCGGCGATCGAGAAGTTCCGTGCGGCCGGTCGGCCTGAGACGTGGGTGACCGTCACCGCCGAGCTCACCGAGGCAACCCCCTGGGCGGAAGCCGGCCACCGAATCGCCTGGGGCCAACTCCGCCTGGACGAGCCGGCCGCCGCGGCTGCAGCCGGCACCGCCGGGTCCGCCTCCGCCTCCACCGGTGGGACCGGCTCCTCCGCCGCGACCGCCTCCGGGGCGACCGCGACCGCCGGGTCGCCGGCGGCCGGCGAAGCCGGCCTCCGGGGGATCACCGTCGGCGCTGTACAGAACGCTCGGTTGGATGTCTGGCGGGCGCCGATTGACAACGACGCGATTCCTGGTGTCGCCGACAAGTGGCGCGAGGAAGGGCTGCACCGGGTGCAGCACCGGATCGTGTCGCAGGGCGAGCGCGACGGCGCGTGGGAGGTCGTCACCCGGACGGCGCCGCCGCAGCTGCAGTGGGGTTTGCGGAGTACGTGGCGCTGGACCGCTGTCGACGGCGCGGTCGTGCTGGAGCTGAACGTCGTACCGGAAGGCCAGTTCCCGGAGGTGCTGCCGCGGTTGGGCATCACGTTCGAACTGCCGAAGGTGGAGCGGGTCGAGTGGTTCGGCACCGGTCCGAACGAGGCGTACGTCGACACCCGCGCGGCCGCCGCGGTCGGGAAGTACTCCGCCACGGTCGCCGAACTGCAGACGCCGTACGTCCGCCCGCAGGAGAACGGCCACCGCATCGACACCCGCTGGGCCACCGTCGACGGCCTCCGCATCGAGGCGGTGGACCACCTCTTCGGCCTCACGGTCCGCGACTGGACCACCAACGACCTGGAGACGGCCAAGCACACTGCGGACCTCGTCCCCGGCGACACCACCTACGTCACCATCGACATCGCCCAAACCGGCGTAGGCACCGCCGCCTGCGGCCCAGCCCTCCCCGACCGCGACAAACTGAAGACAGCCCCCACCTCCCTAACCCTCCGCTTCACCACCGCCTGACACGGACGCCCAGGCCACCACAATCGCGTGAGCGCGACGTGCCCCCAACGGGCGCACGCCCGCAACCGCGCATTGCAATGGCCTGGCGATCCGGCCCCGTCCCCCGCCGCGCCGCCCACCCCCTCCACCCGGACCGGCGCGGCGGGGTGTGTCAGCTCAGGCGGCACCGGGAGCAGCCGTCGGTAGCCCTATCTCGGCGGCCGCCGTCAGGAGACGCTTGTCGTAAGTGACCAGCGCGGTGAGCTCGATGCCTTCGAGAACCAGCGACTGTGCGGTGGCGAGGTGGATGGCGTCGAGTGTCCGGAGCATCGGGTCCGCGTACGCCGCGGCGGTCGCGAGAACGGTCTCGTCCACGGGCACCCTGTCGAGCCTCGCCAGCACGGTCGGCACCGCCGCGAGCCGACCTGGGTCGGATCGCCGGAGGGCGCGAGGGACCTCGGTCAGCACGAGCGCCGAGGCGACGAGCCCCTTGTCTGTCTGCTGTCCGAGCCACGTCTCGAGCGCGGCACTCTCGGCTTCCCGGCGGATCATCTTCACGATCGCCGCTGAGTCGAGGAAGATCACAGCCGTTCCTCGCGCAGGTCCGAGACGATGTCCGTCGAGTCGACCGACAGGTCCGGCTCACCCGCGGGCAGCACCAACGGCCCGGGATTGCTGGCCGGGATCAGGCGGCCACGCCGAATCAGGTCGGCGCGGATGCTCGTGTTGTCGTCGATCGGGACAAGCCGGGCAGCCGGCTGCCCGCTGACCGTGATCTCGAGCGATTCGCCGTTGGCAACACGCGCCAGGACGGCGCTCGTGTGCTGGTTGAGCTCTCGTACCGGGATGCTGTCCATGAACAAAGTGTAGAACGCGACGTTCTACACCTTCCACCCTCAGATGGCGATGGTGGGGCGGGGGTGGGTTGGGGTGGGTGGGGGGTGGTAGGCGTGCCAGGCCTTGGTCAGGCGGGTTACTGCTTCGGTGAGGGAGTTGGGGTGGGCGCGGAAGTGTAGGCGGATGTAAGGGCGGCTGTTGCCGGTGATGTCGAGGCCTGCGCCGGGGAGGATGGCCAGGCCGTTTCTCAGGGCGGTCTGGGCGAAGGAGGTGCCGTCGCCGTACGGGAGGCGGGCCCAGAGGCATTGGCCGCCTGCGACTGGTGGGACCGTCCAGCTGGGGAGGTGCTCGGTCAGTTGGGCGTGTAGGTGGTCGTGGCGGGCTTTGAGGGTCTGGTGGAGCTCGGGGGC contains the following coding sequences:
- a CDS encoding type II toxin-antitoxin system VapC family toxin, whose amino-acid sequence is MIFLDSAAIVKMIRREAESAALETWLGQQTDKGLVASALVLTEVPRALRRSDPGRLAAVPTVLARLDRVPVDETVLATAAAYADPMLRTLDAIHLATAQSLVLEGIELTALVTYDKRLLTAAAEIGLPTAAPGAA
- a CDS encoding glycoside hydrolase family 2 TIM barrel-domain containing protein, which codes for MTHYVEDFASGENVLPPRSWLDDDSGRLPLSGDWSFRLSPTVADAPDDLKDPDTTGWDTIAVPGHWQLSGYGKPAYTNVVYPFPLEPPYVPTDNPTGDYVRTVTVPADFDGAKIVLRFEGVDSRFAVYVNGSYVGWSSGSRLASEFDVTSLVAPGKEARIAVRVHQWSTGSYVEDQDMWWLSGIFREVNLLALRPHAASDVFVKAAWDHLDGAGTLLVESDVPGTVSVPELGLEVPTGEHVRVEGVQPWSAEVPRLYDAVLRTAGGDVRLRIGFRTVAIVDGIFTVNGNRVLFNGVNRHEFHPDRGRTLTEQDMLDDVLIMKRAGINAVRTSHYPPHPYFLSLCDEYGLYVIDECDLETHGFGYEPQPPNLPNPVMDPRFRDDLVLRIQRTVHRDKNHPSIVIWSLGNECGMGSNLKDMYDAAKALDPSRPVHYERDTEAEFVDIYSRMYTSPEGCAEIGADSSLYRNLPFILCEYGHAMGNGPGGLLDYREVFEKYPRCQGGFIWEFIDHGIRTTIDGREVYAYGGDFGETIHDGNFVCDGLLFPDRTPSPGMHEYAKVIEPLRIVADGNGGVMVTNRYEVLDTSHLTFTARVEVAGEVVGSGTLPVPLLAPGETATLDLPPAIEKFRAAGRPETWVTVTAELTEATPWAEAGHRIAWGQLRLDEPAAAAAAGTAGSASASTGGTGSSAATASGATATAGSPAAGEAGLRGITVGAVQNARLDVWRAPIDNDAIPGVADKWREEGLHRVQHRIVSQGERDGAWEVVTRTAPPQLQWGLRSTWRWTAVDGAVVLELNVVPEGQFPEVLPRLGITFELPKVERVEWFGTGPNEAYVDTRAAAAVGKYSATVAELQTPYVRPQENGHRIDTRWATVDGLRIEAVDHLFGLTVRDWTTNDLETAKHTADLVPGDTTYVTIDIAQTGVGTAACGPALPDRDKLKTAPTSLTLRFTTA
- a CDS encoding type II toxin-antitoxin system Phd/YefM family antitoxin, whose translation is MDSIPVRELNQHTSAVLARVANGESLEITVSGQPAARLVPIDDNTSIRADLIRRGRLIPASNPGPLVLPAGEPDLSVDSTDIVSDLREERL